The genomic region TGTCAGATACAGTGGTATCTGAAGAAGGTGCCGAAAACCAGGTGTTCATGGGCGTTATCATTAATAAAGAAACCATGAATAAACAAATGCCCCGGGTACTGGAGCAGGTCAAGGTTTTAGTCATTGATGATGCCCTGGAACCGGAGGAAATTGAAGATGAGGCCCTGGGCACCGAATCGGGTTTTGCCCGTTACTTGGAACTGCAAAATCAGTTCCGGACCAACATCCAAAAGATCATTGACCTCGGGGTGGGCCTGGTGCTGGTGGACCGGGGTGTAGATGACATCGCTGAAGAAATGCTTACCGATGCCGGTATCATGGTGGTGCAGCGGGTTTTAAATAAAGAACTGCGCCGGGCGGCGGAACACACCGGGGCCCGTGTAATTAAGCGCACCGGGTTAAGGAAGGATTTGGCTGAACTACAGAAACATTTAGGCAGTGCTGATAAAGTGCTGGAGGACGAAAAACTGGAGCAGGTTTGGATACTGGGTGGACACGGCAAACCAATGGCTACTGTTTTAGTTGGTGCTGCCACCGAAGAGGTGGTGGGTGAGCGCGAGCGCATTGCCAGAGATGCCGCCAGTTCTGTGCAGGCGGCCATCAAAGGTGGTGTGGTACCCGGTGGCGGTGCTCTGGAACTGGCGGTTTCCCGGGAAGTGGAAAAGGTCCGGGAGAATATCCGGGGTATGGCCGCCTACGGGGTGGACTGCGTGGTGGAGGCGCTGCGCAGCCCAATGGCCCAAATTGTGGCCAATGCCGGGTTTAATCCTCTGGAAAAAATTGGCGACGTCCTGGCGGCCCAGGCTGAACAAAACAAGATTTCCCTGGGTATTGACTGCGACACCGGAGAAATTGTGGATATGCTGGAAATTGGCGTGCTTGACCCGGCCCTGGTAAAAATTCATGCTTTGAAGGCCGCCGGTGAGATAGCTGAAGCCATCCTGCGGATAGATACCATCATTAAGATGAAAGAATATAATAAACCTTCCGATGAAGGGGCAGAGCATTAACCCGGGCAGACCGGTCTCTCCTCTCAAATACCGGGCTGCTAAAGCCCGGGCATAGTGATGCAAATTAAGAGGTGATAAGATGACTGAAGAAAAAAAGGTGGAACAGCAGGAAGAAGCGGCTGCTGCTGAAGCCAACCTCATAAATGAACAGGCAACAAATGAGCAAGTGGATAAAACAGAGGAGATTCCCGAGGCTGAGCAGCAAACAGACGAAGAAATTGACGACCCGGCTGAATTAAAGCGACTGCTGGCCGAAAAGACGGCTGAAGCGGAGAATAATTTTAACCGGGCCCTGAGACTGCAGGCTGATTATGAAAACCTGCGGCGCCGGACTCGCCAGGAGCGGGAGGAGCTCTTAAAATTCGGGGCTGAACAGTTAATTACCGCACTGCTGCCGGTACTGGATAACTTTGAACGGGCACTGGCCTCAGCCGGTAACGGCGGGGAAAAATTTGTCAGTGGGGTGGAAATGATTAGCCGCCAGCTGAACGAAGTGCTACAAAACGAAGGATTAACCCCCATTCCGGCTGTCGGGGAACAATTTGACCCCAACATACATGAGGCCGTAATGCAGGTGGAAGATACCGGAGAGCCTGAAAATACAGTGGTGGAGGAACTCAGAAAAGGCTACTACCTAAAAGGCAAGGTTATCCGGCCCGCTATGGTTAAAGTGGCTAAATCTTAACTAAATCCTAATTTGATAGATAAAAATATATAATAATTTTTCTCAGGAGGTTATCACATTATGGGAAAAGTAATTGGTATTGACCTTGGTACAACCAACTCCTGCGTGGCCGTAATGGAAGGCGGCGAGGCAGTTGTTATTCCTAACGCCGAGGGTGCCCGCACCACACCTTCTGCCGTAGGTTTTTCCAAAACCGGTGAGCGTTTGGTGGGTCAAGTGGCTAAACGACAAGCGGTTAGCAACCCCGACCGCACCGTGCTGTCCATTAAACGTTACATGGGTACCAACCACAAGGTAACCATTGATGGTAAAGAATATACCCCCCAGGAAATTTCTGCTATGATTTTGTCCAAGTTAAAGGCTGACGCGGAAGCTTATCTGGGGGAACCGGTGACCCAGGCAGTTATTACTGTACCCGCTTACTTCACTGATGCCCAGCGCCAGGCCACCAAAGATGCCGGTAAGATTGCCGGTTTGGAAGTGCTGCGCATTATTAACGAGCCCACCGCAGCTGCTTTGGCCTATGGCCTGGATAAGGAAGAGGACCAAACCATTCTGGTATATGACCTGGGCGGCGGTACCTTTGACGTGTCCATTTTGGAATTGGGTGACGGTGTGTTTGAAGTAAAGGCCACCAGTGGTAATAACCGCCTGGGTGGTGATGATTTTGACCAGCGGATTATGGATTACCTGGTCAGCGAATTTAAAAAAGAGACCGGTGTCGACCTGACCAAAGACAAAATGGCTATGCAGCGTCTGAAAGAAGCCGCTGAAAAAGCCAAGATCGAGCTGTCCGGAGTGTTAACCACCAATATCAACCTGCCCTTTATTTCCGTTGGACCGGACGGCCCCCTGCACCTGGACATTAATTTAACCAGGGCCAAGTTTGATGAATTAACCGCTGACCTGGTGGAAAAAACTATGGGCCCCACCCGCCAGGCCCTGGCTGACTCTGGCCTTGATGTAAAAGATATTAACAAGATCCTGCTGGTTGGTGGATCTACCCGGATTCCGGCCGTACAAGAAGCTATCCGGAAATTCCTGGGTAAAGAGCCCCATAAAGGTATCAACCCTGATGAGTGTGTAGCCATTGGTGCAGCCATTCAGGCCGGTGTACTGGCCGGTGAGGTTAAGGATGTGCTGTTGCTGGATGTTACCCCGCTTTCTCTGGGTATTGAAACCCTGGGCGGTGTATTTACCAAACTAATTGAGCGCAATACCACCATCCCCACCTCCAAGAGCCAGATTTTCTCCACCGCCGCCGATAACCAGACCTCGGTGGAAATCAACGTGCTGCAGGGTGAACGCCCCATGGCCGCTGATAACAAGAGCCTGGGCAGATTTACCCTTACCGGTATTCCTCCGGCTCCCCGGGGTGTGCCGCAAATTGAAGTTAAATTTGATATTGACGTTAACGGTATCGTTTCGGTTTCGGCCAAGGATATGGCCACCGGTAAGGCCCAAAGCATCTCCATTACCAACAGCGGCGGACTTTCCGAGGAAGAGATTAAAAGAATGGTTAACGAAGCCGAGAAATATGCCGAAGAGGATAAAAAGCGCAA from Desulfotomaculum nigrificans DSM 574 harbors:
- the grpE gene encoding nucleotide exchange factor GrpE; the protein is MTEEKKVEQQEEAAAAEANLINEQATNEQVDKTEEIPEAEQQTDEEIDDPAELKRLLAEKTAEAENNFNRALRLQADYENLRRRTRQEREELLKFGAEQLITALLPVLDNFERALASAGNGGEKFVSGVEMISRQLNEVLQNEGLTPIPAVGEQFDPNIHEAVMQVEDTGEPENTVVEELRKGYYLKGKVIRPAMVKVAKS
- a CDS encoding TCP-1/cpn60 chaperonin family protein produces the protein MSLKQQASQGAEVNEKMAALMTNSNAVRAIASAVQGTLGPKGLDTMLVDKFGEVVITNDGVTILTMMEANHPAARLVINIAKAQQEEIGDGTTTATVMAGALVSAGVEQVAKGVPVARVIEGIRAGVRRALEAIKERAVHLEDLQHPRVRQVALVAGREHQDIADLVVEAASLIGREKLLEPNFKLSDTVVSEEGAENQVFMGVIINKETMNKQMPRVLEQVKVLVIDDALEPEEIEDEALGTESGFARYLELQNQFRTNIQKIIDLGVGLVLVDRGVDDIAEEMLTDAGIMVVQRVLNKELRRAAEHTGARVIKRTGLRKDLAELQKHLGSADKVLEDEKLEQVWILGGHGKPMATVLVGAATEEVVGERERIARDAASSVQAAIKGGVVPGGGALELAVSREVEKVRENIRGMAAYGVDCVVEALRSPMAQIVANAGFNPLEKIGDVLAAQAEQNKISLGIDCDTGEIVDMLEIGVLDPALVKIHALKAAGEIAEAILRIDTIIKMKEYNKPSDEGAEH
- the dnaK gene encoding molecular chaperone DnaK, which codes for MGKVIGIDLGTTNSCVAVMEGGEAVVIPNAEGARTTPSAVGFSKTGERLVGQVAKRQAVSNPDRTVLSIKRYMGTNHKVTIDGKEYTPQEISAMILSKLKADAEAYLGEPVTQAVITVPAYFTDAQRQATKDAGKIAGLEVLRIINEPTAAALAYGLDKEEDQTILVYDLGGGTFDVSILELGDGVFEVKATSGNNRLGGDDFDQRIMDYLVSEFKKETGVDLTKDKMAMQRLKEAAEKAKIELSGVLTTNINLPFISVGPDGPLHLDINLTRAKFDELTADLVEKTMGPTRQALADSGLDVKDINKILLVGGSTRIPAVQEAIRKFLGKEPHKGINPDECVAIGAAIQAGVLAGEVKDVLLLDVTPLSLGIETLGGVFTKLIERNTTIPTSKSQIFSTAADNQTSVEINVLQGERPMAADNKSLGRFTLTGIPPAPRGVPQIEVKFDIDVNGIVSVSAKDMATGKAQSISITNSGGLSEEEIKRMVNEAEKYAEEDKKRKEAVEVRNQADSMIYQAEKTIKDLGDKADKAKVETLQKAIEELRTAMNGNDIDQIKNKLEALTKPLYELTSAMYQQQNAQQQAQGDATGGDTGKNKDNVVDADYEVKDDNK